Part of the Nocardioides perillae genome is shown below.
TATCTGGCCGGGAAGTGCTCGCTGAAGGAGCTGGCCATCCGGTCTGAGGACTTCTACGTCAAGCAGGACGTCGAGCCCCTGACTGCCAGCGTGCAGTCGATCGACCGGTCGGCGGGCGAGCTCGTGCTCGGCACCGGGGACCGCCTGTCCTATGACGCTCTTGCTCTTTGCACGGGAGCGCACCCCCGACGTCTCCGTGCCGAGGGTGCCGACCTCGACGGGGTGCACTACCTGCGTCGGTCGTCGGACGTGGAGCGGATTCGCGAGGACGCGATCCCCGGACGCAACGCCGTCATAGTGGGTGGTGGGTATATAGGGCTGGAGACCGCTGCCTCGCTGCGCTCGTCGGGCCTCCACGTCACGGTCCTCGAGGCCGCAGACCGGGTCCTCGAGCGGGTCACTGCCCCTGAGGTGTCGGCCTTCTTCACACGGATCCACCAAGAAGAGGGCGTCGACGTGAGGACGAACGCCTCGGTCGAGGCCCTGGTCGGCGACACCCGCGTGCGAGAGGTGGTGCTGGCCAGTGGCGAGTCGGTCCAAGCGGACTTTGTGATCGTCGGGATCGGGATCGAGCCGACCACCGAACTCGCCGAGGCAGCCGGCCTGGTCGTGGACGACGGGATCCTCATCGACGCCCACGCCCGCACCAGTGACCCTGACATCGTGGCGGCCGGGGACTGTACGTCGCAGGACATCCCCCGCTACGGCCGACGAATCAGGCTGGAGTCGGTCCCGAGTGCAGTGGAGCAGGCCAAGGTGGCAGCGGCGACTATCTGTGGAAATGACAAGGAGGTGGCGGCGCTCCCGTGGTTCTGGTCGGACCAGTATGACCTCAAGCTCCAGATCGCGGGACTCAACACCGCCTATGACGACATCGTCATGAGCGGTGACCCGACCCGTGACCGCGACTTCACCTGCTACTACCTCCGGAAGGGCGAGCCGATAGCTGCTGACTGTGTCAACCGTCCCCGGGACTTCATGACCACCAAACGCATGCTCACCCAGGGGACTGCGGCCGACATGGCCGCCCTGACAGCGGAGGTGGCGGTGTGAGAAGCCGCAGTGACCGCTGGTCGTGGTCACCATCGAGCCATTGCCCGCCGAGGTGAGCAAGGATGGCTTGGAGGTCGACGGTCTGGACGGCGATGGGAGTCCTGCGTATCGTTCCGGACTTGCGTGACTCGGGTCGGTCCGCGGGCGCGAGAGGCGTCCCCAGAGACGCCCGCGGGCCTGCGTGGTGGCTGGCGTTGCTCGTCTGTAAACCGCTGCTGCTGCTGGGCAGGAGAGCGGACTGGCGCGGTACCGAGCGCCTGCCCGGGTCGGGAGGCGCGGTGCTGGCGGCCAACCATGTCTCCCAGGCCGACCCGCTGTTCCTGGGGGAGATGATCCTCGCCCAGGGCCGGACCCCCCGGTTCATGGCCAAGGCGAGCCTGTTTCACCGTAGAGCAGTCGGCTGGTGGTTCCGGTCGGCCGGCCACGTCGAGGTCGATCGGTCCGACGGCCGGTCTGGGATCCGTGCCGCGGTCGAAGCCGTGGAGCGTGGCGCTCTTGTCGTGGTGTATCCGGAAGGATCGATCACGAAGCGACCGGATGGACGTCTGATGTCGCTCAGGTCGGGTGCTGTCCGCATCGCACTCGAGACGTCGGCTCCATTGATTCCCGTTGCTCAATGGGGCGTGCAGGCGATCGTGCCAGCCTACGAAGGGAGGGTGGTGCTGGGCCGCCGCCGTCGTCGGGTCACCCTGCTGGTCGGGGACCCGGTGCCACTCGAGGACCTCCGAGAGTTTCCGAGGGCGACGGCAGTGACTGTAGGGGTGCAGAGGCTTCAGGACACCCTCGCCGTCATGGTCGACCAACTGGCCGACGAGCACGCTAGGTAGCGTGCGGGCGTGTCCAGGTCAGGGACGCGAGTCGGTCGCGAGACACGAATCGCTAACCTCTCTGACATGCGGGCACCGTCCATGCGCGAACGGTTCAGGGAGCACATGCGCGCCGCTGTCCTCGAGGCTGCCCACGACCTGATCGGCGACCGCGGCTGGGACCGGGTGCGTATGGGAGAGGTCGCGGATCGTGCCGGGGTGTCCCGGGCGGTGCTCTACAAGGAGTTCGGTGACAAGGCCGGCCTTGGAGAAGCCGTCGTACTCCGCGAGGCCTCGCGCTTCCTGGAGGGCATCCAGAAGGCGCTGGAGGCACACATCGGCGATGCGAAACGCGGCATCGCAGCAGCCGTCGACTACACCTTGAACGAGGCCGAACGCAGCCCCCTGCTCAAGGCAGTGCTCATCTCCAACCGCGACCTGGATGCGGGCAGTCAGGCGTCCACGGGGATGCTCCCGCTGCTCACGACATCCGCGCGGCTTCTCGACCTCGCCTCCGACACCCTGGCCGGATGGGTGGCGGAGAGCTACCCGAGCCTTCCCCCAGACGACGTCGTCGACGCGGCCGACACCATGGTGCGCCTGACGGTCAGTCATCTGGCGCTGCCCAAGTGGGACCGGACCGCGAT
Proteins encoded:
- a CDS encoding NAD(P)/FAD-dependent oxidoreductase, giving the protein MSTERAVVVGASHAGVQLVTSLRQEGWSGDIVLVGDESALPYQRPPLSKGYLAGKCSLKELAIRSEDFYVKQDVEPLTASVQSIDRSAGELVLGTGDRLSYDALALCTGAHPRRLRAEGADLDGVHYLRRSSDVERIREDAIPGRNAVIVGGGYIGLETAASLRSSGLHVTVLEAADRVLERVTAPEVSAFFTRIHQEEGVDVRTNASVEALVGDTRVREVVLASGESVQADFVIVGIGIEPTTELAEAAGLVVDDGILIDAHARTSDPDIVAAGDCTSQDIPRYGRRIRLESVPSAVEQAKVAAATICGNDKEVAALPWFWSDQYDLKLQIAGLNTAYDDIVMSGDPTRDRDFTCYYLRKGEPIAADCVNRPRDFMTTKRMLTQGTAADMAALTAEVAV
- a CDS encoding lysophospholipid acyltransferase family protein, giving the protein MLVCKPLLLLGRRADWRGTERLPGSGGAVLAANHVSQADPLFLGEMILAQGRTPRFMAKASLFHRRAVGWWFRSAGHVEVDRSDGRSGIRAAVEAVERGALVVVYPEGSITKRPDGRLMSLRSGAVRIALETSAPLIPVAQWGVQAIVPAYEGRVVLGRRRRRVTLLVGDPVPLEDLREFPRATAVTVGVQRLQDTLAVMVDQLADEHAR
- a CDS encoding TetR/AcrR family transcriptional regulator, whose amino-acid sequence is MRAPSMRERFREHMRAAVLEAAHDLIGDRGWDRVRMGEVADRAGVSRAVLYKEFGDKAGLGEAVVLREASRFLEGIQKALEAHIGDAKRGIAAAVDYTLNEAERSPLLKAVLISNRDLDAGSQASTGMLPLLTTSARLLDLASDTLAGWVAESYPSLPPDDVVDAADTMVRLTVSHLALPKWDRTAMASKISEVAVRFLSLES